CCGGCCGTGCCCGTGCGGGGCGCCGAAGCCGTGGGCGCGCAGGTTGCCGTAGCGGGAGGTGGTCTCGCGCAGCCAGCCGTCGACCAGCTGGACCCAGTCGGTCCGGTCGGCGTCGACGTGCGGGACGGCGTACCGGCCGACGACGTCGTGGCCGGCGCTGAGGAAGCCGCCACGCTTGTCGCACTCCAGGAGCACCTCGACGCCCCGCTGGCTGGTCACGAAGGTCAGCTCGACCTCGCTGACCGTGCGGGCGTACTGCGGCGCGGCGAAGAACTCGATCTCCTGGTAGAACGGCAGCGTCTGCTGCACGCCGCGGATGTGGCCGCGCTCCAGGTCGGCGTGCTTGAAGCGGAAGCCGAGCGCCTGGAAGGCGTCGAGGATCCGCTCGTGGATCGGCAGCGGGTGCACCGCCACGTGGTCCAGGTCGCTCTTGTCCACCGCGCGGGCCACCGCTAGCTCGGTGCGCAGCCCCATCGTCATGCCGTGCAGGCGCTGGCCGTACACGTCGGTGACCGGGGTCTCCCACGGCACCACAAGCTGGAACGGGATCGCGAGCTGCTGCTTCGGGGCCAGCTCCAGCGGCCCGCTCACCGCCATCCGGTGGAACTCCATGATGCCGGCGTACTCGGAGTCGCCGCCCTCGATCTCGACCCGGGTGACCAGGCCGACGGTGATCTGCTCGATGCTGGCCGGCGCATCCCCGCCGACGAGGTTGATGTGCCCGTCGAGGGTGAGCCCGGGCCGGGTGTTCGGGTTGGCCAGCACGGTGTCGACGCTGGGGCCGCCCACGCCGAACGCGCTCAACATCTTCTTGAAGACCATCGGTCACTCCCGCGGGACGGCGCTCCACCGTGGAGCGTCGGAGGCTTGCTCAAGGCACCCTAGCCTGCGCCGCTGTGAAGTGCCTGTGAGGCGTGGCCGGGCCGGGGTTGCCGGTCGGTCGCTACGAAGCTGATGACGTGAACGGATCAGGCCGTCCCCGCCGGCCGGGAAGACGGAGAGGCGGAGCCGGGCCTGGGCCGGACGGACGCCGGGAGCGACCCGGGCGACGGCGAGCCTGGTGGGGCGGGCGTCTGTCGCCCGTGAGGGCGATTCATCCACGACATCAGCTTCGTAGCGTCGTGGTGGAACAGCCGCCCGGGCGAGCCGAGGGCCGGGGGGTCAATCCGCGTCGACGACGACCAGCTCACCGACCTGCTCGCCGATCTGGCGGCGTCCCTCCGGCGGCAGCTTCCCGTCGCTGATCAGCACGTCGGCGTCCTCCAGCGGGGCGATGGTCGCGATGCCGATCGTCTCCCACTTGGTGTGGTCGGCCAGCACCACCAGCCGGCGGGCGGAGCTGATCAACCGCCGGTTGACCGCCGCCTCCAGCAGGTTCGGGGTGGTGAACCCGGTCCGCGGGTTCATTCCGTGCACGCCGAGGAAGAGCAGGTCGACGTTGAGGGCGGCGATCGCCGCCTCGGCCACCGGCCCGGTCAGCGCGTCCGACGGGGTACGGATGCCGCCGGTCAACACCACGGTCTGGTCGGCGCGCGGGTTCTGGTAGAGCGCGTCGGCGACCGGGATCGAGTTGGTCACCACGGTCAGCCCGCGGACGTCGGCCAGCCGGGCCGCGAGGGCGGCGGTGGTGGTGCCGGCGGAGAGGGCGATGGCCATACCCGGCTCGACCATCAGGGCGGCCCGTTCGGCGATGGCCCGCTTCTCGGCCTGCTGGCGGATCGACTTCGCGGCGAAGCCGGGTTCCTCGGCGGACCCCGGACCGGCCAGGGTCGCCCCACCGTGGACCTTGTCGACCAGCCCCCGCTCGGCGAGCACCTCCAGGTCCCGCCGGATCGTCATGTCGGACACCCCGAAGCGGCTGACCAGGTGGCTGACCCGCACGCCCCCGCGCTGCCGGATCAGCTCCAGGATGGCGCTCTGCCGTTGCTGGGCGAGCATCGGACCTCCTTCGGGCGCACGGGAACGGTAGACGGGCTCAGGCCGGGTCCGCGGCGGGGCCCACCGGCGTCTCCGCCGTCGGGGCGCCGGCCGCGCCACCGACCGGCCGGCCGGTCGCGGCATCCTCGCGGACCACGGCCACCTCGCCGGCCGGTACGACCAGCTCGCCGGCGCAGCGACCACCGCCGAGCAGCTCGGTGCCGGTCACCGCGAGCCGGGCGTCGACGTCGGTGTGGTTGATGACGAAGAGCCAGCTCCGGTCGGCGTCGCGGCGGCGGACCACCTCGACGCCGGGCGGGGCGGCCACCGGCGGGCGGGCGCCGGACTCGGCGAGCAGCCGGGCCACGAGCCGGTCGGTGGCCGCCTCGTCGAGCCGGGTGCCGACGTACCAGGCGGCACCGGCGCCGACGATGTGCCGGGTCAGCGCGGCCACGCCGGGCAGCGGCCCGTCGGCGTACGACGCGAGCACCTCCGCCCCCTCCAGGTGCAGCCACTCGGTCCACACGTCGGCGGTGGCGCCGTCGTCGAGGCCGACCCGCTCCCCCTCGCGGAGCGGGAAGAACTCCTCGGTGCGGATGCCGAGCAGCTCCCGGAACGCGCCGGGGTAGCCGCCGAGCCGGATGTGGTCGTGCTCGTCGACGATGCCGCTGAAGTAGGTGACCAGCGCGGTC
The window above is part of the Micromonospora inositola genome. Proteins encoded here:
- a CDS encoding sporulation protein — translated: MVFKKMLSAFGVGGPSVDTVLANPNTRPGLTLDGHINLVGGDAPASIEQITVGLVTRVEIEGGDSEYAGIMEFHRMAVSGPLELAPKQQLAIPFQLVVPWETPVTDVYGQRLHGMTMGLRTELAVARAVDKSDLDHVAVHPLPIHERILDAFQALGFRFKHADLERGHIRGVQQTLPFYQEIEFFAAPQYARTVSEVELTFVTSQRGVEVLLECDKRGGFLSAGHDVVGRYAVPHVDADRTDWVQLVDGWLRETTSRYGNLRAHGFGAPHGHGRGHGMGGLVAGTALGVAGGLVAGELIGDAFEGDFGDFGGDFE
- a CDS encoding DeoR/GlpR family DNA-binding transcription regulator, with amino-acid sequence MLAQQRQSAILELIRQRGGVRVSHLVSRFGVSDMTIRRDLEVLAERGLVDKVHGGATLAGPGSAEEPGFAAKSIRQQAEKRAIAERAALMVEPGMAIALSAGTTTAALAARLADVRGLTVVTNSIPVADALYQNPRADQTVVLTGGIRTPSDALTGPVAEAAIAALNVDLLFLGVHGMNPRTGFTTPNLLEAAVNRRLISSARRLVVLADHTKWETIGIATIAPLEDADVLISDGKLPPEGRRQIGEQVGELVVVDAD